One region of Salvia miltiorrhiza cultivar Shanhuang (shh) chromosome 3, IMPLAD_Smil_shh, whole genome shotgun sequence genomic DNA includes:
- the LOC131017738 gene encoding uncharacterized protein LOC131017738, whose amino-acid sequence MSEESRKKSEELKEKQRQNIYPHRISRKGYAGLREEMKEQLTGDQENDRALLWKQARANKKGEFDGELLTKTVLKIDEYLRQKHEGMFCSSGPSDDVLTQALEKPEHSGRVRGVGCYVTPTTYFKKSESGMGNVVQEMKEEFGKQMAEMNAKILELQQQVMMKESEEKGSCSVKNENDVEDEDEDEDDIEEVPRDKVVPFVKAPKAKSRRPHVREPMKLTATDIPMSLKMLHKYASVALFDGFTIKGSVDPLVFGHDLEVLIGFDDIHHMCELEALAASCICMYMWYLYKEYENSGILDTIRFVDPYDISHNPNVAQAKKASIVGQRLIGTKTDQLVLLPCNVGWHWVLMMVYPHKETVYVLDPLTDSFHVEEWKSIMTTAIKMFNMSIGVRGRQNLLWEVIDSPQQPDGKQCGFYVMRYMRDVIDNIVSDHSLPITTLFAGGCYSKKEIDEVRIEWAEFVCKITDE is encoded by the exons ATGTCAGAAGAATCTCGG AAAAAAAGTGAAGAGCTAAAGGAGAAGCAAAGACAAAATATATACCCCCACCGTATTTCACGCAAGGGATATGCCGGCTTACGTGAAGAAATG AAGGAGCAATTGACAGGTGATCAAGAGAATGATAGAGCACTTTTGTGGAAGCAAGCACGAGCAAATAAGAAAGGGGAGTTCGATGGTGAACTGTTGACAAAAACAGTTCTAAAGATT GATGAGTACCTACGACAAAAGCATGAGGGTATGTTTTGTAGTAGTGGACCAAGTGACGATGTCCTCACACAAGCACTCGAGAAGCCCGAACATTCTGGTCGTGTGAGGGGTGTTGGTTGTTATGTTACTCCAACAAcatattttaagaaaagtgaAAGTGGAATGGGGAATGTGGTGCAAGAAATGAAGGAGGAGTTTGGGAAACAAATGGCCGAGATGAATGCGAAAATCCTAGAGCTCCAGCAACAGGTTATGATGAAAGAGAGTGAGGAGAAAGGCAGTTGTTCTGTCAAGAATGAAAATGATgttgaggatgaggatgaggatgaggatgatatTGAAGAAGTTCCTCGTGACAAAGTCGTGCCATTTGTCAAAGCACCAAAAGCTAAG TCAAGAAGACCTCATGTAAGGGAGCCAATGAAGTTGACGGCGACGGATATACCAATGTCATTAAAGATGTTGCACAAATACGCAAGTGTTGCACTCTTTGATGGATTCACAATTAAAGGAAGCGTGGATCCGCTTGTCTTCGGTCATGATCTAGAAGTTTTAATTGGATTTGATGACATTCATCATATGTGTGAATTGGAGGCTCTCGCAGCATCGTGCATATGTATGTACATGTG GTACTTATACAAGGAATATGAGAATTCAGGCATTCTTGATACAATTCGATTTGTTGATCCATATGATATATCACACAATCCTAATGTTGCCCAAGCTAAAAAAGCGAGTATTGTAGGCCAGAGGTTGATTGGTACCAAAACTGATCAACTTGTTTTATTGCCATGTAACGTAGG tTGGCATTGGGTCCTCATGATGGTCTATCCCCATAAGGAGACGGTATATGTGTTGGATCCATTGACTGACAGTTTTCATGTTGAGGAGTGGAAGAGCATTATGACGAC AGCCATAAAAATGTTCAACATGAGCATAGGAGTAAGGGGGAGACAGAATCTTTTGTGGGAAGTGATCGAT AGTCCACAACAACCTGATGGGAAACAGTGTGGATTCTATGTTATGCGATACATGAGAGATGTTATTGATAATATTGTATCTGATCACTCTCTCCCAATAACTACACTG TTTGCAGGAGGATGCTACTCCAAAAAGGAAATTGATGAAGTAAGGATAGAGTGGGCAGAATTTGTATGTAAAATCAcagatgagtga